Part of the Rhodothermales bacterium genome is shown below.
CGACGACACCATGGGGGCCGGCAAGATCATAGACGAGATCTTCGGCACCTTTGTCGAACCCGGGCTCATTCAGCCTACGTTCATTACGGACTACCCGGTGGAGCTTAGCCCGCTGGCCAAGAAGCACCGGTCGATGCCCGGACTTGTCGAGCGATTTGAGGCGATCTGCAATGGCAAGGAGATCTGCAACGCGTTCAGCGAACTCAACGACCCGGTAGATCAGCGGCAGCGGTTCGAAGATCAGGCTCGGCTGCGAGCGGACGGTGACGAAGAGGCGATGGAGATCGACGAAGATTATCTGCGGGCTATGGAGTATGGAATGCCTCCTGCCGCGGGCCTGGGTGTCGGCATCGATCGGCTTGCCATGCTGATGGCGGCGCAGGAGTCGATTCGCGATGTGATCCTGTTCCCATTGTTGCGTCCGGAGCACGGGGATGCCGACATCGACGGGGATCAGGAAGATCAAGCTGCTGACGAAGGGACCTGATCGACCGGCCCCGGTCTCCCGATCGGGGCCCACCCGTATACCACCCGGCCGATGACTGACGGAACACACGAACAGTCCGGATATCTGGAACTCGTTCGCACGAACGTCAACTTCCGGCGGCTGTGGTTCGGCAACATCATATCGTTGCTGGGTGACTGGTTCAATTTCATTGCGCTGATCAACGTCGTCGGCGGACTGACAAATTCTCCCCTCGCACTGGGGATTATTTTCATCGCGAAGATGCTGCCTGCGGCTGTAGCATCGCCCGTGGCGGGCCTCATGGTGGACCGTTTCAACAGACGTCAGCTCATGATCGCGGCCGACGTGTTGAGGGCCGTGGCAGTCGCCGGCCTGATCTATGCCGACGCGAGTTCGAACGTGGCGCTCGTCTACGTGCTCACGGTAGTTCAAGTGGTGATCAGCGCCGTGTTCCAGCCGGCACAGACCGCGAGCATCCCGAATGTCACGAAGCCGCATGAGCTGCTGACGGCCAACGCATTGATGGCCGCCAGCTGGTCTGTCATGCTTGCACTGGGCGCTGCGGCCGGCGGCGTGGCCACCAGCCTGTTTGGCTCGAAAGTCGTCTTCGCACTCGATGCAGCGACCTACCTGCTGTCGGCGTTTTTCATCTTCCGGACAGTCATCCCCCAGGAAGTCGGCATCACGTCATCAGGATCGATCCTGCGTGTTGCGCACAGGGAGATGCGGGGAGGCTGGCGCTACCTTCGATCGCATGCCGGTGTGTTGCGGATCTCGCTGGCGAAGGCGACCTGGGCGATCGGGGGCGGGGCACTGGTTTACATGCTGGCGCTGGCGGGTGAGAAGATTGACGCCGACGCACAGGACGTCGCCATCGGCGTCCTCTTCGCAGCGCGAGGCGTTGGGACGGGGATCGGACCGGTTATCGTGCGACGCTACTTCAGCGATCGCCGACGGTGGCCCACCGTTCTAGGAGCATGCATGGCCTTTAGCGGACTTGGCTACGCCGTATTCGGACTGCTGCCCTGGAGCTACGGTCTCGCGTTGATCGTGGTTGCGGCGCACGCATCAAGCGGGGCAAACTGGGTGCTAGCAACTGTAATGCTCCAGGAACGGACCGCCGATCAGTATCGTGGGCGCGTGTTTGCGACAGAGTGGCTGCTTGTCATGGCGGCCGACACGGTTTCCATTCTTGCGGCAAGCCTGTTGCTTGAGTGGGAGCTGTTGACACTGCGCGCCTGCATCGTGCTGTTTGCAATTATTCTGGTACTTTCGGGGATTCTCTGGCTCCGCATGATCGTTCCGCGAGAGCAGGAGCACGCAGCCTGACCGGTCCGATTCGGACTTGTTATTGCAGGGTTTCGGACGATACCTGAAACACCCGAGAAACGGTTCCGCAGGCACGTCTTCCGTCATTATGCGGTGGATTCTGCGTCGTCACAAGGCAAATGTTTCCTTCGAAATCCACCACCAACCGCGCGCTGATCCTGACGGTCGAGCCGGATGGGAGAGTCCGGAAGCCCGCGAGACAGGTGCGGAATGTGCTTCGCGTAAGCGACGGGAGTTTGCTGCCGCGGCCTGTCGTCGAGGCGCTCGCATCCGGTGTGGAGTGGGTGGAGCTCGACTCGGATTCGTTCCACGTGCGCTTCACGGTGTACGACGTCACTCCCGACGGCGGCTGGCTGCTTGTGTCAGATGGGGCCTCAAGGACGTCGGAGCGCGACGCGGGAATTCCTGGCACCGAGGAGATGGCCTACCGGGCATTCTTCGAGCAGGCTCCGGTGGGTATCGTCCATCTTGACGGGCAAGGGATGATCACGTTCGAGAACTACGCCCTCAGGCAGATCGTTGGCGAGCGCCCCGAGGATGCGTGGCTCGGTCATCATGTGGAGGAGATCCCGTTGCTCAGCGACTTCCTCCTGCCGCTGGTCGACGCCATGCTGTCGGCCGGGACCGCATTTGACGGCGCCGAGACTAGTCACACCCGGCCGGACGGTGAGGTCAGGCATCTCAAGATCGTAGGATCGCCGATACGGGACGCAGATGCGGCCGTGGTTGGCGGTGTTCTCACGGTTCAAGACGTCACCAAGTCGAAGCTAGCGGAAGAGCTTTCACTCAAGGCGCGATCGTCGGCCGAAGAAGCCAGTCGGATGAAGAGTGCTCTTATCGCGACCATCAGCCACGAGCTTCGGACTCCGGCCGGCACCATACACGGCTACGCTTCCATGCTCGAGCAGGAGTTGCGCGATGTAGGCGAGGCGGCTCTCGGCACGGGCGTGCCCCTCGAGTTTGCCGAAGCGATACGGACGCGTGCGGCAGACCTCGTGCGACTGGTCGGGGATCTGACCGAACTGTCGCAACTGGAGACGGGCGTCGTCAGAATACAGGCGGAGAGGATCGCCATCGCTGAGATGCTTCGTGAGTGCCTGGACGCGTTCGGCGCATCGAAGTTACCGGTCCCGGTTGAGGTTGAGACGTGTGTGGACATCGCCGTCAGGGCAGATCGCATTCGTCTTCGGCACGTGTTGGAGAAGGTGGTCGGCAACGCGATCAAGTTCACCTCTTCCGGACGAATAGTGATACGGTGCTCACGGATGGATCAGACGATCCAGATCGAAGTGGCCGACACGGGCGTTGGTATTCACGGCGAAGCGCTCGAGCTCGTGTTCGACCCTTTCAGCCAGGAAGACGACCCGATGAGCCGGCGGTTCGAAGGTGCCGGTATTGGGCTGTCGATCGTGCGGCGACTCGTCGAACTGATGGACGGCCGCATCGAGATCGAGAGCGAGAAGGGGAGCGGTACAACCGTTCGTATTCAGCTACCTGAAGCCGAAGCATCCGGTTCTGACGTGGATTGGTAGTTGTCCCGTGCGATGCGCACGTTGCGCATAAAGCCGTCAAATCCTGCGCGCTTCACGGGGTTGTTTTTGAACACGCCGCGATACTGATCCAGATCCAGCTCCATCCAGTCGGCGATGCGTCGGTCGACCACGTCGTCCCGCGGCATATAGCGAGGCTCTGTCGTGGCCCGCGAGAACTTGTTCCACGGGCATACATCCTGGCAGATATCGCACCCGAAGATCAGATTCCCGAAGTGTGATGCCAGCTCGGGTGCTATTTCGTCCTGGCGGTGTTCGATCGTCAGGTAGGAGATGCATCGGTTCGCGTCGACCGCGTACGGTCGGTAGATGGCGTCGGTCGGACAGGCGTCGATGCAGCGCGTGCAGGAGCCGCAGTGGTCGGGGACAGGTCCGTCCGGCTCCAGTTCGACGTCGACGATGAGTTCGCCGAGG
Proteins encoded:
- a CDS encoding lysine--tRNA ligase, translated to DDTMGAGKIIDEIFGTFVEPGLIQPTFITDYPVELSPLAKKHRSMPGLVERFEAICNGKEICNAFSELNDPVDQRQRFEDQARLRADGDEEAMEIDEDYLRAMEYGMPPAAGLGVGIDRLAMLMAAQESIRDVILFPLLRPEHGDADIDGDQEDQAADEGT
- a CDS encoding MFS transporter yields the protein MTDGTHEQSGYLELVRTNVNFRRLWFGNIISLLGDWFNFIALINVVGGLTNSPLALGIIFIAKMLPAAVASPVAGLMVDRFNRRQLMIAADVLRAVAVAGLIYADASSNVALVYVLTVVQVVISAVFQPAQTASIPNVTKPHELLTANALMAASWSVMLALGAAAGGVATSLFGSKVVFALDAATYLLSAFFIFRTVIPQEVGITSSGSILRVAHREMRGGWRYLRSHAGVLRISLAKATWAIGGGALVYMLALAGEKIDADAQDVAIGVLFAARGVGTGIGPVIVRRYFSDRRRWPTVLGACMAFSGLGYAVFGLLPWSYGLALIVVAAHASSGANWVLATVMLQERTADQYRGRVFATEWLLVMAADTVSILAASLLLEWELLTLRACIVLFAIILVLSGILWLRMIVPREQEHAA
- a CDS encoding PAS domain-containing sensor histidine kinase, producing the protein MFPSKSTTNRALILTVEPDGRVRKPARQVRNVLRVSDGSLLPRPVVEALASGVEWVELDSDSFHVRFTVYDVTPDGGWLLVSDGASRTSERDAGIPGTEEMAYRAFFEQAPVGIVHLDGQGMITFENYALRQIVGERPEDAWLGHHVEEIPLLSDFLLPLVDAMLSAGTAFDGAETSHTRPDGEVRHLKIVGSPIRDADAAVVGGVLTVQDVTKSKLAEELSLKARSSAEEASRMKSALIATISHELRTPAGTIHGYASMLEQELRDVGEAALGTGVPLEFAEAIRTRAADLVRLVGDLTELSQLETGVVRIQAERIAIAEMLRECLDAFGASKLPVPVEVETCVDIAVRADRIRLRHVLEKVVGNAIKFTSSGRIVIRCSRMDQTIQIEVADTGVGIHGEALELVFDPFSQEDDPMSRRFEGAGIGLSIVRRLVELMDGRIEIESEKGSGTTVRIQLPEAEASGSDVDW